In Candidatus Hydrogenedens sp., a single genomic region encodes these proteins:
- a CDS encoding cyclase family protein — MPWIDVSIPLQVGMTVWPGDLNFSFEPDRRIANGANANTSFLHLSTHTGTHCDAPWHFVDSGKKLHEVDSSVYFGEAQVIDWKYDKHINAEKLKDIEITSSRVLFKTKNSSFSTMGDFHTEFLALLPDAAQLLVDKGVQLVGIDYLSIAPYKQSRPTHEILLKNNVFVIEGLRLANIPEGHYEFVVLPLAVVGSDGSPCRAFINLP; from the coding sequence ATGCCGTGGATTGATGTTAGTATCCCATTACAAGTTGGAATGACCGTTTGGCCGGGTGACCTTAACTTTAGTTTTGAACCGGACCGACGCATCGCCAATGGAGCCAATGCAAATACCTCCTTCTTGCACCTATCAACACATACAGGAACCCATTGTGATGCTCCCTGGCACTTTGTAGATAGTGGTAAAAAATTACATGAGGTTGATTCATCTGTATATTTCGGAGAGGCACAGGTAATAGACTGGAAATATGATAAACATATTAACGCAGAGAAATTAAAAGATATAGAGATAACCTCGTCTCGTGTATTGTTCAAAACAAAAAATTCATCATTTTCTACTATGGGCGATTTTCATACGGAATTCCTTGCTTTGCTACCGGATGCCGCACAATTATTAGTGGATAAAGGTGTCCAACTTGTAGGTATTGATTATCTGTCTATTGCTCCCTATAAACAATCACGACCTACTCATGAAATATTACTCAAAAATAATGTTTTCGTTATAGAAGGATTGCGATTAGCAAATATTCCAGAGGGACATTATGAATTTGTAGTTTTACCCCTTGCCGTAGTAGGCTCCGATGGTTCTCCATGCAGAGCATTTATAAATTTACCGTAA